The Synchiropus splendidus isolate RoL2022-P1 chromosome 5, RoL_Sspl_1.0, whole genome shotgun sequence DNA window TATGTAAGGCAAAGACAGTAAAGCAGTGGCTTATTTAATGTATATGTAAACACTGGAAAGAGTGAAAGTAAACATGGGGGCGCTGCCGTAAAATGTAGCGTCAACCCTGTCGTCCTTGAATATACAGGCGACCAGGGTCATACATGCTGGACCGCGTATACATTCCTATATACATCGTCGTCATTCGCCCCAATAATGATTGAAAATGATATTAACCTATATACACCTGAGGGTGGTCGACTCTTTTAAGGAGAAAACAGCTCGACAATCAAAAGAGACGCCtgattaaaagaaagaaaaaaaaacatcacggtTTATTTAATGGAAATTAGGTCCACTTCATCTGAAATAAGGAGTTTAAACAGAGTGTTGACAGTTCCCCTGTTGTCATGAATGCAGCGGAATTGATCCGCCGTGGAATTCACACAGGCCCACGATTCCCATAATAAACCCGTTTGTATACATGATTCAGATAACAGTCAATTTGACGCTCCACGTCAATTGCAACGGGAGCATTGTTTTGCCGGAgtacatcattttcaaatggaTAATTGGGTTGAGAATTGAAAAAGCCGAAGCGCGTCCTTTCGGCTCTTCAACGACACTTCAATGTCATCGGGTCATATTTGCTAGTTTATCTAATAAACGAACGCAATTGAGACTTACCGCGGGGTGGCTCTTGAGCTGCTTGGCGACGGTACCCAGTATGGTAGGCATGGTGGCTCCTTCTCACGGCGCTTGGAAATGAACAAATTGCGGACAAAATGCGGGTGTTTGCAGTCGGTGCGGGGGTCGTCTTCGTGGATTCCTACAGGCCTGAGTAGACCTTGAAGtactcaccaccaccacctcagcTGTCATCCAATCACAGCGGAGTACGACAGCAGCTGGACGGGACAGAAAGCTCAATAGATTTAAAGGAAACTAGTCGAAACGTCCGAACCCACAGCTCGGATTGCTGATCGATTAGTCCACTCGGACTTCCTTGTCCTTTACCACAACCTTATCATACACGAATGAGTGCATTGTCAAGGGTAGCAAAAGAGGGACGCTGCCCAAATCCATTGTAATGAGTTATAACTTAGTACTTTTCACACCGGCAAGATCGCATATTGACACCACGCATTCAAAACCCCGTTAGCTATTAAAGTGAAAAGCTGCACATTGAAGCCACAACGCTGAGAGTGAATACAAGTTTGAATGTTTAAAACTCACGGTTAAGACCGTTTCCACCGGACATGATTTCTAGGACTGTTATCTAAACATCGCCAGTAATATCAGGTATAGTAAGCAGTTGTAACGTGTCAACAAAGACAGCCAAAAACAGATGTAAACCTGTGAGCAAACACAGACAACAGTAATGACTGAAGTAAACACTCGCGACAGAGTCATAATATACATTACTTTTCTCACTCAGTTTTCCGTTTGAAACAGGATGTAATGCTACACGATGGACACATACCTACTGATCTGCTCTAAACCCCCTTTTAGCTATTGTGTACATGTATATTGAAACAGATATTTCACTTGATCTAAACAGCTGCTTCATAAAATTAAATGCAAATGCTTTAACGTTTACAGAATTTTGTCCTACTATGTTGAATCAGGTATACATACAAGTCTATTTACACCCATTACTAGAATATTAACAGTGAGAATGAAAGCTTGATGCTTTTGCAGTGCATCACAGGTCTAGTAGTATGAGTGGCAGGATTGCTTTTTACCCAAGGGCCATTcacaaatataacaaaataatgacacaaGCAATAGAGGAATGTTGTGATCACTGTGTAACCACAGATGTCggtaaatgtattaaaaaacagTAAAAGCAAAGTAATGATTTAAGACTATTTAATAAATCACAAAGGAAAACATATTTCCAAATACAAGACCTGAGATACGGGCACCTCTCGGGCATCCATACAAATTCATCAAGCAAGAAAACTGAAATCTTTTCAGATATTTCCATGTCACCACCAAAGTCAGTCGACCATATGCACATATAAAAGAAACTCAGTAAAACAGCCCCGGGTTACCCATTTCTACATCAATACCTCAGCGAAGTGCATAAAATCCACTTGATACATGAGTCTTAGTTTGAAAAACTAAGAgtaacaggatttttttttattttcttgagcTTATTTGCATgtcatagaaaaaaaagacagaaaatacaTGATCTACTATTAAATTTGCAGTATAAAATAGTATAAAAAAAAGGGGTGACATGAGTGTGGACATTCAATTGTGCAACATTGCCTACCAACAACTACTCGAACATCAGTTTGTCAGAGGGATCAGAACAGCTTAACATAAAGTGTGACAATTCTACACCACTAGAACTGGTTTAGGTAGTCAACTAAGAAGTAAAACAGAAAACTATAAATACACAATCAAGCACTCCACTAGAAGAGAGACTAAGCTTATCCATCAACCTGTGCATGTTTCAGTGAACAAGGCAAAGTAGGAATGTTGAGACAGCCAGGTATCAATGCGAGCAGATTTCAGCACCAAGTTCCCTTCAGTCAATAAAATGACAGCAAAAACATCCAATGGTGTAAATTATACTAAACAAAAGGAGCCCTGTTGATTTGTCATGCTTCGTACGACACCAGTGGTGcaggtataaaaaaaaaaatgtgtgggtGAAGTGTACTGCTAAAATGTTTGCCACTTAAAAACAGTTTCACCGGATAAGAGAGGGATTGTGCTAATGTGCAGGTGACGTGTCCCACATCTAACAACTAGATGACAcagtactttttaaaaaacatcattCAACAATTTGCACTGTCCTCTTTGGGTACAAGAAGGAAACGGCAAAGTGAAGGGCATCTCAATCAACAAAACCTTTGTTGCTGGCGTAAGAAAGAGTCACCATTCCAACCAAGTCAGCTCTTTGGAAAGTGATAGAACACATTTGTTCGTTGAATGTCACAATGCATGAAACCTAAAACAGCTTATTCAGCACATACTTTGGTTTactcacagcaaaacaaaagtacaaAATTTCCCAATAGAATTGTTCCAACCTGTGTCACACCactgaaatgttaaataaatctGTGACAGATCAGCAGGTGAAGCCGGTCCCCGATTTGGTTtccacagaagcagcagcacggGGATCTGGAGGGGAAGCTGGGTTGCTGGTGGAGGTAGCTCGGCAGGGGGAGGATCCATGACTGGAGCAGTTCTCCGTTGAGGTATTAAAGTTGCACAGCAACAGATCCATGGGGGGCAGGTTGACTGGGCAGAAGGCTGAGCCCCCGTAAGGTGTGAAGTTCACCTTTTTGGGATCCGGGCAGGAGGATATGTGAACCAGCTTTGGTTTATGTGCAGTTCTGAGGAGATGGACATAGAGGatgcaaatttaaaaaaaaaaacaacaaatgtgatTTGAACTTTCTTCATGCAGAATTTGAAAATGCAGCTAAAATACAGAGTTGAGTCCTAGCAAATCACAGATGCATATGTTCAGTCATTTATTGAAATCTGAGTCCATGCTGGGAGAAATGTAAAGGAGGACACGCTACTGTAAACTAGCCTTATTAGTCATGTCCCAGTTTGCAACTCGGGATTGGACCGATCCAACACCGTGGTTTTTGAGGGACACTCATAGTAGGGCCTTAGACGAATCAGAAGATCTCTGCATACACAGCTGTGTTTATTATATGTAAAAATGGCTTGCACTCTTATCTCTGCGAGTGCTGAAAGTGAAATTGATCCACGTAACCATGTTGTTATTTTTTGTATTGTCGATTTGATAGCTAAAACAcctaacaaaaataaacaagcacaGATGACTCTAAATTTTAAATGTTAGGAGTACACATCACAGCTTCACCTTTCAACAATGCAAGTTTGAGAAGCAAGTAGCATGTTTATTGGTATAACTTTTTTTTGGCTTTACCCTTTAGTGGCATCAGGCTGCTGTCAATATACAAGCCTTTATTGTGATAGTTATTCATTAACTGTGAAATGGCGACATCAAATTCATTCTCCACTGAAGAtagtctgtttaaaaaaaacaaaatgaaatctaAAGCTCTTATCCATACACTATTATttggttgggttttttttttttatctattagGCATCATCTTAGAACAGACCACAGAACAAATCAGTTTTTACAAGTTGAgatgtcaaagaaaacaaagctggACACACAGTTTGACTgaatttatgtggccctcctggagtaaGAGTACTGTAAAAccataaaactgacattgttttgtcttgtgcatcgttttttgttcattatgatgcaactgaaatataactttctcgtttgattatttttcttaaccgTTAGTCTTTTCCgttgactattttaggagtatttcttgtcccttaaaatacatcagaattgaaagtagattttgagaTGTATGAGACacagaatctttaaatggaatgtggttgaaattaaaatgaaataaaacacaacaaaccaatattttctgtgcatttgtaaagtgtaatttcataattacacatgatgtcatcacttgattttattttctcttaccctcctttctttgggtttgacagctCTCAACAGTCaaaatatacaggggttggccaaaataatggaaacaccttaaagcttttttagctttaaggtgtttccattattttgtccaacccctgtataacctggccccttacAAAATTTAATGGCTCACCTCTGCTTTAGCTCCGACCCAAAGATACATACCCAAGGTGAAAAAGGTAACAAACATTATGGAATAATGAAACAACATATTTTGAACTCCCTTTCTATTCATAACTGCAATAGGACTGAGCTGTATTGCTACAACTGTTTCAAAAGAACAAGACATGAATGGCTTATTTGGGAAGCATGGGGAGAAACCTACCTGGTCTCCTCACAGACTTTGACTTTTTCACAGCCCTCTGGAGGTTCTCTTTGGAAGCAGAAGCTTTTGTTTAGCCCAGGGGAGGAAGAGATTAACAGACGCACAGACAGGTCAGAATCACTCTGGGACGGGTTGGGAGACAGGAGGTCCATCGCTGCACCGTCTGCATGGAGACAAAACGAACATCAGGATTAAGCAAACGCACTGAAAAAAGGTTTGCATTATCATGGAAAGTGCTCCAGCTATATACAAATTGATCTCACAGGAAAACAATCACCTCTCAAAAGAAGTATTTACAGAGCAATTTAACATCAACAAAACTGATCATTTGTGATTTCCAGCCCAGACGGTTTGATTGACTTCAGTAGTTCAGGTTAGCCTGGTGTCACATTTCATGCACTTCACTTTCCTGTAGAAAATGGTTTTCAAAATTCAACATGCTTCAGTTTGAGAGCGACTAAGCATTATTGTATTGAAAGGTAGTGcataaaaaaaaggatgaaataaTGTTATCGGCAAACCAGTCATGTTCGTGCCTTGTTTCAAGACTGAAATGATTTGCCATTTGACATAGCAAGAAAGGTGAGACTAGCACAGTTGTGACTTAAACTCTGAAGTTATTATGACTTCTACATAGTTATCTTCAAAACAATTCACAGAAAGCCTGTcatggcaaatgaataaaagatcAAATGAAAGTGTGTAGAAATGAAAGAGTGAATCTTTAGTCGTAGTTATTCAGTTACTCTGCTCTACTCCAGTATAATAAAACCAACTCAAACCATTCCAGTCCACGACCAAAGCAGTTCCTTGCTACATATACATTTGTCCAGGTCATTGCTCTTGGTCATTGTAAGGGGGTTTAATGAAGGCAGACTTTTGAGGTTTGGcttattctgaagcttttctcATACCTTCCTCAAGTACGTGACCAAAACCTGCCACATACTTTTAAGAACGCAGTGAAGTTAGAGACAAACCTTGGGGCAAGTCCAAAAGTGCAATGCCAGACTTGGGATGGGGAACCGTGTTATTAGTGGGGGAAGCACTGGGAGATGAGGaggctgaagatgaggacaggGACGTGTTTGAGGCAGGGTCGCTCTGTGACCCACTGCTGCAGCTCTGCAACGGGACAGGAGCCCTACGACCATCTGGCACTTCGAGAAGCTGAACAAAGGATATAGAGCATTTGCTTAATTAAACAAAAGTCATAGACCTTGGTTAGAGGAGAGATACGCCACCTGGTGTTGCTGTTGAGTGGACTGGCTGATGAAGACCCCCTCAAGCTCCTGGTTGAGTGCCTCCATGCTGCAGCCAAGTGGAGGGACCAAAGAAGATAAGGGCATGACAGGGATGGGGATTGGAGGAGTCTGAGCAAGAGAGCATAGGCCTTAAAGTTAACACCACAGTGTACTGTGAGGAGTATCATACAAATGTAAGTAATTCTAATATGTCACAAATGGATGTTCTTTAGGGCAGGCTATTTAATATTCAGTGCCAAAGTACTAGTCAGTCAACTTGAGGCAAGAGATCCAGCACAACAAGAA harbors:
- the LOC128759425 gene encoding protein FAM117A-like; translation: MSGHTRGPAPGLQPLKATVPYQLSSKPRPHRRDGKSASKVKAQQLSPGMRRTMSLDAIIGPYLQGHWPKESEGQGSAFRKDKATQTPHSWSDKMQDSGSHKRSASWESTEQLQEIAKLKQQLQQRSKPAVSGAHDKDCERGFPPGSRSLGTTQTPPIPIPVMPLSSLVPPLGCSMEALNQELEGVFISQSTQQQHQLLEVPDGRRAPVPLQSCSSGSQSDPASNTSLSSSSASSSPSASPTNNTVPHPKSGIALLDLPQDGAAMDLLSPNPSQSDSDLSVRLLISSSPGLNKSFCFQREPPEGCEKVKVCEETRTAHKPKLVHISSCPDPKKVNFTPYGGSAFCPVNLPPMDLLLCNFNTSTENCSSHGSSPCRATSTSNPASPPDPRAAASVETKSGTGFTC